The sequence GAGCCACCCCGGCCCGCCGGCCAGCAGGACCAGGATGAGCAGCACGGCCGGCGGCAGCACCACGACGGTCTGGCGGCCCGGCCACCAGTAGCCGTGCATGGTCAGCGCGACGAAGGTGGCGGTCAGCCACCCGGCGGCCAGCGGGAGCAGCAGCACCGCGCCGTACGGGCGCGGGCGCCGGAGCGCGAAGCCGGCGGCGGGCAGGAGCAGCAGCCACGCGGGCTGCCAGGCCGCCAGGCCGTACCCCCTGTCGACCATCAGCCCGACCAGCCGTACGGCCCGGCCCGCGTAGTCGGGGGCGAAGCCCATCACGCCGAACTCGCCGGACTCCTGGAAGTGGTCGCCGCTGGCGTAGACGGTCCAGCCGCCCCAGACGAGGCGGTGGATCCCCAGGTAGACGGCGCCCATGACGGCGAACCCGGCGGTGAGGCCCAGGAGCCGGCGGCGATCGGCCCGCAGCCGCCACAGGCCGAGGATCGCGAGCGCGGCGGCCACCGGGGCGTATTTGACCGACAACCACGGCAGCGCGGTGACCGTCAGGCCGAACACCGCGACGGCACGCGGTCCCGTGGCGGGCGGGCGGCCGGTCGGCGGGGCCGCTCCGGCGAAGGCGGGCCCGGCCAGGACGGCCACCGCCGCGAGGGTGGCCAGCGCGGCCGGGATCTCCGGATAGACCTGCTGGCCGTAGACCGCGAGGGGGGCGGCGGCCGAGGCGAGGAGCACCCCCACCGTGGCGAGTCTCGCGGGGACGGCGAACCGGCGCACCGCCGTCCACAGGGTCAGCGCGGCGAGCGCCCCGGCCATGAGCGCCATGACGGCCTTGGCCGCGATCCAGCCCCCGAGCCCCATCGGTACGGCCAGCAGGATCGGCAGCAGCGGATCGTGCGGGCTGATCTGCGTGCCGCCGGGGAGCACCTCGGTCTGCACCGGCAGGGCGTCGGTCCCCGCCCACGGCATCCAGCGGCCCTCGTCCAGCTCGTCGGTGATGTCGAGGTCGAGGTCCTCGAAGATCGACAATGCGGTCAGCAGGTACTGCGGCTCGTCCACCGCCACGTGCGCGCCGAACCGTGCCCGCACCCCGATGCCGAGGAGGGCGGCCACCGTACCGACGACCGCCACCAGGACCGTCCCCGCTGCCGGGACGGGGCGCCCCGGCGGATCGGGCGGGAGACTCGCCGTGCCGGGGCGGGGGGGACCCGTGGCGGCGGTTCCGGCGGGCGGGATGTCCCTCACGCCACCTCCAGCAGGGGGCGGGCGGCGACCTGGCGGCGGACGGCGTCGTGGCGGTCGGCGGTCAGCACTGTCAGCCCCAGCCGCGGAGGCTGGGGAACGCGGTCGATGCCGACGGCCTTCTCACCCGAATCGACAAGCATCCGGGTCAGCATCCGGCCGATGAACCCGGAGGCCCCGGTCACGATGGACGACCCCCCTGCCCTTTCCTCTAACTCACTAAAGGCAGCCTAACCTCACTAAGCTGAGGCGCAAAGCTTCCAGTGAGGACCCCATGCCCGCGTCCTCCCTGGTCAGGGCGGTTCGCCGAGGTCTTGGGCCGCGCTGCACGTGTCCCTGCCCGGCAGCTCGGAGGTGTCGTGCCCGTGACTCCCACCAGGCTCAGGCTGCCCCGGGTGCTTCCCGCCCGGCCGGTCCCCCTGCCCGTCCCCCCGGACGCGCCGGTCGTCGCGTTCATCCCGGTCCACAACGAGGAGGCGACCGTCGGGGAGGTGGTCAGGCGGCTGCCGGCCTCGGTCGCCGGGCGGCGGGTGGTCACGATCGTGGTGGACGACGGGTCCACGGACGCCTCGGTCCCGCTCGCGCGGGAGGCGGGGGCGACGGTCGTGTCCCAGCCGGGGAACCTCGGGCTGGGGGCCGCGGTGCGGCGGGGGCTGGCGGAGGCGGTACGGCTGGCCCCGGCGGCGGTCGTCTACCTGGACGCCGACCTGGAGTACTTCCCCGAGGACATCGAGCAGGTCGCGGGCCCGGTCCTGACCGGCGAGGCCGACTACGTGGTGGGCTCCCGGTTCGCCGGGACCATCGAGCGGATGCTGGCGCACCGCCGCTTCGGCAACCGCGTGCTGACCGTCTGGGTCCGCTGGATGACCAGGCACGACGTCACCGACGGGCAGAGCGGCTACCGCGCCTTCTCCCCCTCCGCGGCCCGCGCCGCCGAAGTGATCCACGACTACAACTACGCCCAGGTCATCACCCTGGACCTGCTGGCCAAGGGCTACCGCTACCACGAGGTCCCGATCCGCTACGCCTTCCGCGCCTCCGGCGAGTCCTTCGTCAAGCTGGGCCCCTACCTCCGCAAGGTCGTCCCCGCCGTCCACCGCGAGCTCAACTCGCCCCAGGTGCCGCCTTCCTCAATGCCGTAGGCGAACTGGCGGCGCAGGTGCCCGGGGGGCGGCGGCCGTCCCCCGGACTCAGATCCCAGGGGCACGGCTCCTGCCGAGTCCGATCGCGGGCAGGATGGCCTGGTCGACGATGGCTTCCAGCTCGGCGGCAGCGAGGGGCCTTCCGGTGTCGAGCAGTCGCTTGGTGACGAGGGCT comes from Streptosporangium roseum DSM 43021 and encodes:
- a CDS encoding glycosyltransferase family 2 protein → MTPTRLRLPRVLPARPVPLPVPPDAPVVAFIPVHNEEATVGEVVRRLPASVAGRRVVTIVVDDGSTDASVPLAREAGATVVSQPGNLGLGAAVRRGLAEAVRLAPAAVVYLDADLEYFPEDIEQVAGPVLTGEADYVVGSRFAGTIERMLAHRRFGNRVLTVWVRWMTRHDVTDGQSGYRAFSPSAARAAEVIHDYNYAQVITLDLLAKGYRYHEVPIRYAFRASGESFVKLGPYLRKVVPAVHRELNSPQVPPSSMP
- a CDS encoding NAD-dependent epimerase/dehydratase family protein, with product MTGASGFIGRMLTRMLVDSGEKAVGIDRVPQPPRLGLTVLTADRHDAVRRQVAARPLLEVA